The Candidatus Nomurabacteria bacterium genome segment GTATAGTTTGTAGCGCTACCATGTATTCCCCAAGCAACAAAGTTTCATATTCTTTAAACGAATCAGGGTTACCTCTGTTCTTCCATTTCATTCGTGCATTTCTGATTTTTTGATGCGAGGTTTCGTCCATGTAACCTTGTTTGCCAAGCTCGTGAACAATCGCATGAAATAACTGCCAACGTATAAGCGTGCCATCTATATCAAAAACCGCAAACTTTGCTTGTTTCATAGGGCGAACCCTTCAGTGCAAGTAGTTATTCGTAGATGTATCATGGAGTAATCTCTATACTTACTGGGCAATGGTCGCTTCCCATGACGCTGGCGTGTATCTGTGCGCTTTTAAGCCGTTTTTTTAGCCTTGGGCTGACCATGATGTAATCTATCCGCCAACCGACGTTACGGGCGCGAGCGTTGGCCCAGTGAGTCCACCATGTGTAATAACCGTTGCCTTCTGGCGTAAATAGGCGGAAGCTATCTATGTAACCGGCATCAATGAATTTTTGAAAGCCTTCCCTCTCTTCGTTAGTAAAGCCGTGCTTACCAATATTGCCTTTGGGGTTAGCTAGGTCATTTTCGGTATGCGCAACATTTAAATCGCCACAAAAAATGACCGGTTTGGTTTGCTCTAAGTGGCTAATATATTCAAAAAAGACTGGGTCCCAAAGACGATACCGTAGCTCTAGCCTACTTAAATCGCCTTTTGTGTTTGGTGTGTAAACGGTTACAAAATAAAAATCATCAAGTTCGATGGTAGTGATACGCCCTTCCTTTAAGACATCACCGTAGGCGTCTTCAAAGCTACCAAAGCCATCGCTAATGGCGCTTGGTGCGCCGTAAATAACACTTTTTGGAGTAATTTTGGTAAAAATTGCCGTGCCACTGTAACCTTTTTTTTCGGCACTGTTCCAGTATTCACTATATTCAGGCAAATCAATTTCTGCTTGCCCTTGCATGGCTTTTGTTTCTTGCAAGCCTAAAATATCGGGCTTTTCTTGGGCGATAAACGCTTGAAAGGCACCTTTATTAACAACCGCCCTAATTCCATTAACATTCCAACTGTAAATCTTCATGTAATAATTATAGCCTTAAAATAGAGTTTCTTATTCAAGAGCATGTGTTTGATAAATACTTTTCTTCTAGATACCGTGTAATTGCTGTTTCACCAATTACTTTGCACGTTAATGTAACAAGAGTCGGGTCCTTGTAAGCATCGCTGTCTATGGTGCATGTAGCGATAATTGACCCGTTATTTCTGACTTGTTGAATAACGTTATGTAATGCGGCAGTAATCTCGTTAGTAAAAATTGAACCTGCCACATTAGGCTCTGGCCTCGCTTCCGGAAAAAACATTGCCGTACTCATTTCTATACATAGTATACTCCTTGTTGGCTCGTGGCTCGATTTTTACTATTAAAAAAACACCATATTAAGGTGTATGTATTCATGTTTGAATGTTGTGTTGCCGGAGGGCTCGGGCGAGTTAATTAATGATCTCATGCACCGATTGCGAACAAAATCACAATCAAAATGGTCCAAAGCATAGGACGACTCCTTTCTGTGACTGGTACTGTGCTTCCCAGATCACGCACTGCTTACTCTTAGCAAGCAATAAGCACTGATGCGATCTGGGAAATGTTCAACAGTATTTTTAGATTTAACTAACCGAGTAGCCAATGACCTTCGTTCATTTGTTGAAGCGTCTATCTTGTACCTGGTTTAGTTTCTCTTTTTGGTTCCTGAATCGCTAACTGAGCACCTTAGTGTACTGCAAGGTCGGTGCGCACTATATGAGCCAGGAATATCACTAGAAAAGAGCCTGATATTTTTGTTTAATCGCTACTTTAATTAAATAGCGTGAGAACCATTATAGTACAAAATACTATAAATGTCAATAGTTATACTCATTTAGCAGGCATCGTTAGGGTGTATGTGCACCGGCGGCAGCTTTTGAAAGAAGTTCGTTTATGTCTAGCTTATGCTCATGATGGATAATGCCCACTGTACTGAACATTTTAATAGATAAATCAAAAGAATCTATCCATCGTTGGCGTAATTCGGGCTGCGGTGTGACAAAATGAACTTCGGCGACTCCTGCTTGAATCATCAGTTTAGTGCAGTCAGAACACGGGTGATGAGTAACGTAAGCAATGCAGCCATTCAGTGCTGCGCTGCGCGCGGCAGCATTAGGTAGTGGCGTTTTGTTCAGCATGTATAGTCAG includes the following:
- the xth gene encoding exodeoxyribonuclease III — translated: MKIYSWNVNGIRAVVNKGAFQAFIAQEKPDILGLQETKAMQGQAEIDLPEYSEYWNSAEKKGYSGTAIFTKITPKSVIYGAPSAISDGFGSFEDAYGDVLKEGRITTIELDDFYFVTVYTPNTKGDLSRLELRYRLWDPVFFEYISHLEQTKPVIFCGDLNVAHTENDLANPKGNIGKHGFTNEEREGFQKFIDAGYIDSFRLFTPEGNGYYTWWTHWANARARNVGWRIDYIMVSPRLKKRLKSAQIHASVMGSDHCPVSIEITP